The Cetobacterium ceti region AATCAATTTGAAATCAAATGAAAATACATTAACTAAAAATTATAGAAGTTGTAAAAAAATTGTAGAATTAGCTAATTACTTTACAGAATTAAGAAGCGAATATATAGGAAATTTAGGGTCAGAAGATTATAAAGAAAAATTTATAATAGATGAAGGTAATATTTTATTAGAAAAAATAGATTTGAATTTATTAAAAGATGCTCAAAAAGATGCTAATATGGCTATAATTGTTTCAGATGAAGAAGAAAAACAAAAATTATATGAACATTTAGAAAATAAACATAGAATATTCACTGTAGGAGAAATAAAAGGTTTAGAATATACTAAAGTAATTTGTTTTAATCTAACCACTAAATATATTAAACAATGGAAAAAAATATTAAGCAAAACTAAAAAGCAAGATCAGAGATATAGAAAATATTTTAATATATTTTATGTGGGAATTACAAGGGCTAGAGAACAATTGTTAATTATGGAAGAAATTATAGAAGAAAATGAAATATTAAAAAAGATAGAAAAATTTATGAGTAAAACTGAGAAACCCGATTTAAAAAAATCCATAAAAATACAAAATTCATCTCAAAAGGATTGGTATGAAGAGGGAGAAAGACTTTATAAATTAGAAAAAATCGAAGAAGCTAGATATGCATTTGAACAAGCAGGATATCCTAATTTAGTTTATGAAAGAACTATAGAGAAACTTATAGATGAAGGAGATTATCAAGAGGCTATAAAAATTATAAAAAAACATAATTTAACATCAAAAATTGTTGTATATAAGAAAAAAATTATAGATCATATTATAAAAAACAACGACTATATTTTAGCTATGGAAAAAAATACGGAATATAATATGGCATATAAAGAAAAAGAAATAAAAAATGGTTTGAAAGATCAATTTAAAAACAATTTATTAAAAGAAAAAGAAATAAAAAATATTATAGAATTTTTAAAAAAAAGAAAAGATTATCTATTTTTATGTGAAATATATTTAGAACTAAATCAATTTAAAGAAGCTTTGATAATTTATGAAAAACAAAATAATAAAAATGGAATTAAAAAAGTAAGAAATAAAATTTTATATAATAAATTTAATAATATAAAAAATTTGGATGAAATCATCAAAAAAGTTTTAGAATTAATCGGCGATAAAGGAATAAATAATTTTGGTAAAGATAGATATACTCCATTACAAAAAAGTTTAATTGTAGAAAAAAATATAATTTTTTTTAAAATGATTTTAGAGTTAGGAGGAAAAGTCGATTTATTAGTAAAAGGAAAATACTCTTTATTAGAGTTTTTACCTAAAATAGAAAATTTAAAAATAGATATAAAGATCGAAGCCTTTGAATTAATAAAAGGAAAGTATAAAAATAATGATAATTTGAAAAAAGATATAGATAGTTTATTAAAGATGGCTATAAAAAAAGTTGATTTAGAATTCTTAGAGTGGATAAAAAATAATGAAAAGAAACATAATGATGAAATTTTTGAAGTGGCATTAAAAGAAATGAATGTAAAAATAATTAAGTATTTATTTAAGAATGGTTATATATTAAATTCTAATTTAAATTTAGATATTTTAGAAATTATTCCCTTAATTAATAAAAAATTAGAAATAAAGCAAAATATAATAAAAAAATTAATTAAAAATTCAAAGAAAATAATAGGAGGATATTAATGGAAATAAAAACAGCGTTAGAATTAATGAAAGCAAGATATGAAGCTTATAAAAATGGGGATATTAAATTTATAAAAGAAACTCATGATCCAGAAACGGCTACTAATGTTTCATGGGAAGATACAGAGGAATGGTCTAAAAATTCTAAATGGTTAGGATTAGAAATTTTATCTGTTGTAGATGGGAAAGAAGATGACGAAGAAGGAATAGTAGAATTTAAAGCATTTTATGAAGAAAATCATGAAAAAAGAGTACATCATGAAAAAAGTTTATTTGTGAAAAATAACGGTAAGTGGTATTATAAAAAGTGGCTTCCTATACAAGGAACTATTGAAAAAAATGAAAAAATAGGGCGAAATGATATCTGTCCTTGTGGAAGTGGAAAAAAATATAAAAAATGTTGTGGTAAATAAAATCACTAAAAACCAAGAAACCAACCAAAGAAAATTAAATATTAACGGAGGAAAGATGAATAAGAAGCAAATTATTTTAAGAAGTTCATTAGGATCAGTTTTTTCTGCATTTGATAATCCTGAATTAATTGAATTGTCAGAGGAAGATAGCAGA contains the following coding sequences:
- a CDS encoding YchJ family metal-binding protein — encoded protein: MEIKTALELMKARYEAYKNGDIKFIKETHDPETATNVSWEDTEEWSKNSKWLGLEILSVVDGKEDDEEGIVEFKAFYEENHEKRVHHEKSLFVKNNGKWYYKKWLPIQGTIEKNEKIGRNDICPCGSGKKYKKCCGK
- a CDS encoding UvrD-helicase domain-containing protein; translation: MKFLIRETFFKNISVKDKENIMNKLLIFYKIFKEKSFLLTEIPKGYFLKKIKGVKNLYELRINSGDRAFFSVNENKNEEENITFLIFSFHDRAIKKAKAVFKNDNEKMEIIDKEEILEKKVLEEYHKNYNNVITYEIIEDEQFKIFKNNKKYTYYYLNDEQRKTLKNNLPLCLNGSAGSGKSTITLRKLLEIEENKELYNAKKIVYFTANKFLKDNIENQYINYRKKTVENIVDFFTLKEFFQKNIKISERQIVNFNKFKEFFKYSYPNYKKLNLDIEEVYSEITGIIKGTMIEETSDNWNRDIKNKKISLSTYLKLSNKYSVLDKNNRKFIYEISEKYDRWLEINEFYDMNDLARKNMENILEKYDYLIVDEIQDLTEIEIFFLFKLLKNKGNCLVAGDIHQMVYSSYFSFERLRNYFYKINLKSNENTLTKNYRSCKKIVELANYFTELRSEYIGNLGSEDYKEKFIIDEGNILLEKIDLNLLKDAQKDANMAIIVSDEEEKQKLYEHLENKHRIFTVGEIKGLEYTKVICFNLTTKYIKQWKKILSKTKKQDQRYRKYFNIFYVGITRAREQLLIMEEIIEENEILKKIEKFMSKTEKPDLKKSIKIQNSSQKDWYEEGERLYKLEKIEEARYAFEQAGYPNLVYERTIEKLIDEGDYQEAIKIIKKHNLTSKIVVYKKKIIDHIIKNNDYILAMEKNTEYNMAYKEKEIKNGLKDQFKNNLLKEKEIKNIIEFLKKRKDYLFLCEIYLELNQFKEALIIYEKQNNKNGIKKVRNKILYNKFNNIKNLDEIIKKVLELIGDKGINNFGKDRYTPLQKSLIVEKNIIFFKMILELGGKVDLLVKGKYSLLEFLPKIENLKIDIKIEAFELIKGKYKNNDNLKKDIDSLLKMAIKKVDLEFLEWIKNNEKKHNDEIFEVALKEMNVKIIKYLFKNGYILNSNLNLDILEIIPLINKKLEIKQNIIKKLIKNSKKIIGGY